In Anser cygnoides isolate HZ-2024a breed goose chromosome Z, Taihu_goose_T2T_genome, whole genome shotgun sequence, a genomic segment contains:
- the LOC106048354 gene encoding stabilizer of axonemal microtubules 1 isoform X4 has product MPPTSPVPLHKVASLKKCVCQLCSCGCHHCPHLPTRPYDKSEKPRVLSEYMEKYPLYPCTLPRDSFKPKDEYKMAQIPMEGISTAKRDYIAHEVFPLKLKEPEKHVKSDESMDLTSIYRQDYNPHPICQVLPCLPRETRDISGAKMDTKSTYEDDYVLWNEPKTEMIRPDGGYHPPEEKFDHRTVVQDDYLYRGPVATQSCKPLNLNQKSKDPFENMTNYRVNYVPHPLEKRYIHQYEKYKPSEVPFNGLTTHKVSYKGVPAKPAKLAKPYQPKPLHDCPFSSTTEFQEKYQAWPLHPIFTKKNVEYIPPVEKMDLRTTTQLHYKHLNGKPAKMCRSLAQLKKNTGPFDSSSTMKEDYKSWACKRVKPITHAPELTFPDEPMDCLSTFRTHYLPHPLTITKSYKPAWSGPRPHTLLDAKTIYATSYTPKGIVKCLASYKDPPGYIFEGTNADGHKLYIPASGGECLKG; this is encoded by the exons atGTCACCATTGTCCACACCTGCCCACCAGGCCCTATGACAAGAGCGAGAAGCCACGTGTGCTATCGGAGTACATGGAGAAATACCCCCTTTATCCCTGCACACTTCCCAGAGACTCATTCAAACCAAAGGATGAGTACAAGATGGCACAGATACCCATGGAAGGCATCTCAACTGCAAA GAGAGATTACATAGCCCATGAAGTGTTTCCACTGAAACTTAAAGAACCTGAAAAGCATGTCAAGAGTGATGAGAGCATGGATTTGACCTCCATTTATAGACAAGATTATAACCCCCACCCTATCTGTCAAGTACTTCCTTGCCTCCCCCGTGAGACGAGAGACATCTCTGGTGCCAAGATGGACACAAAATCCACTTATGAAG ATGACTATGTGCTGTGGAACGAACCAAAGACAGAGATGATCAGACCAGATGGTGGGTATCACCCACCAGAAGAAAAATTTGACCACAGAACTGTTGTCCAAGACGACTATCTCTACAGGGGACCGGTTGCCACTCAAAGCTGCAAACCTCTGAATCTGAATCAGAAAAGCAAGGATCCCTTTGAGAATATGACAAATTACAGAGTGAATTATGTGCCACACCCTCTGGAGAAACGTTACATCCATCAGTATGAGAAATACAAGCCCAGTGAGGTCCCATTTAATGGTCTCACTACTCACAAAGTTTCTTACAAGGGGGTGCCTGCTAAGCCAGCCAAGCTGGCAAAGCCATACCAGCCAAAGCCTCTCCATGATTGTCCATTTTCCTCTACAACTGAGTTTCAGGAAAAATACCAAGCTTGGCCACTTCATCCTATATTCACCAAAAAAAACGTTGAATATATACCTCCGGTAGAGAAAATGGACCTTCGAACTACTACTCAGTTACACTACAAGCACCTAAATGGCAAGCCAGCCAAGATGTGCCGATCTCTGGCCCAGCTTAAGAAAAACACTGGGCCATTTGATAGCTCTTCTACAATGAAGGAAGACTATAAGTCCTGGGCGTGCAAGAGAGTAAAGCCTATCACTCATGCCCCAGAGCTGACTTTTCCAGATGAACCAATGGATTGCTTGAGCACCTTTCGGACCCATTATCTGCCTCATCCTCTCACAATTACGAAGAGCTACAAACCTGCCTGGTCAGGCCCTAGGCCTCACACTCTGCTAGATGCAAAAACCATCTATGCTACCAGCTACACACCAAAGGGCATTGTTAAATGCTTGGCTTCTTACAAAGACCCACCGGGATACATCTTTGAGGGAACCAATGCTGATGGTCACAAACTCTATATCCCTGCTTCTGGAGGTGAATGCTTGAAAGGTTGA